In Nicotiana tabacum cultivar K326 chromosome 10, ASM71507v2, whole genome shotgun sequence, the DNA window TCTAGAAGTCTTCATGGACGACTTCTCGGTGGTAGGTGATTCTTTTGAGCATTGTCTTAACAATCTTAGAAAAGTGCTTAAGAGGTGTGAAGAGACCAACCTTGTGCTCAATtaggagaaatgtcatttcatggtggATGAAGGCATTGTGTTGGGACATAAAATTTCAAAACGTGGCATAGAGGGTGATCAGGAAAAGATCGAGATTATTTGTAATCTTCCTCCACCTACTTCCGTTAAAGGTGTTCGAAGTTTCTTGGGACATGTCGGGTTCTATAGGAACTTCatcaagtatttctccaagattgcaAATCCTATGTGCAACCTCCTTGAGAAGGATGCCAAATTTGTGTTTGACGAGAAATGCCTCAAAGCCTTTGAGGAATTGAAGCAAAGGCTCACCACGGCACCTATTATTGTCACGCCCCGATTGGTCTcttcctttcgagctcatgtgtgacaccagtggtgtagctattggAGCAATGCTTGGCCAACGTCACAAAAAGGTTCTCCacccggtctattatgcaagcaagacactcAATGGGGCGCAAATAAATTACACGGTAATTGAGCAACAACTTCTTTCCATAGTCTATGCCTTTGAGAAGTTCTAGGCTTATTTGTTGGGATCGAAGGTGATAGTGTACACAGATCATGCTGCTCTTCTCTATCCCATGGCAAAGAATGTTGCAAAGCCTCGGCTGATTCGATGGGTCttgttgttgcaagaatttgacttcgaGGTTAAGGATCGCAAGGGAACTCAAAATCAAGTAGCGGATCATTTATCAAGGCTTAAAGAGGCAGGGAGACCAAAGGGAGATCTTGAAATCAACGATGCATTCCCATATGAACACATATTGGCACTATCTAGCACTTTTGCTCCTTGGTGTGCCGATATTGCTAAATATTTGGTTAGTGACCTTATTCTGGACGAATTGGAATcctatcaaaagaaaaagttcttaaGAGACTGTCGGCAATACAATTGGGAGGAACCATTCTTGTTCCGTGTTTGTGCTGACAATATTATCAGATGTTTCGTTCCAGAAGAAGAGATTATGCCAATTCTAAAGGCATGCCATGACTCACTGGTTGGGGGTCATCATGGAGGAAATCGAACGGCGGTTAAGGTGCTTGAATGTGGTTACTATTGGCCGTCAATATATCATAATGCCaatcaaatggtcaaggcttATGACCAATgtcaaaggcaaggatcaatctcCAAGAAGCATGAAATGCCAATGCACTTTGTGATAGAGATAGAAATCTTCGACGCgtggggaattgattttatgggtccttttgtgagctcttgtgggatgaaatatatcttggtagttgtggactatgtgtccaaatgggttgaagcaattgcCTTACCAAACAATGAGGCAAGAAGTGTGACCGcattcttgaagaaaaacatattcactcggtttggcactcctagggCCATTCTTCGTGATGGTGGGTCTCATTTCTGTAACAAGGCTTTCATGGAGCTACTAGAAAAGTATGGTGTGAAGCACAAGGTgtccacaccttatcatccccaATCTAGTGGtcaagttgaggtttccaacTGGGAGATCAAGAGCATTCTAGCAAAGACTGTTAATGCAAACAGGACCGACtggtcaaggaagctagatgatgcattgTAGGAGTACCGCACGACATACAAAACTCCTATTGGTACTTCTCCTTATCGGTTAGTCTTCGgcaaagcttgccatctaccgtgGATtggagcacaaagccatgtgggctttaaagatgTTGAACTTACTCTGGGCTGAAGCTGCATATTTGAGGTTaacacaactcaatgaaatgaagGAATTCCGTTTCCATGCTTATGAAAGTGCAGCTGTGTACAAAGAAAGGACGAAGTTCGTCCATGACAAGAAGATCTTGAAAAGAGAGTTCAAGTCGGGTGACTTGGTTTTGCTCTTTAACTCAAGGCTCAAATTGTTTCGGGGAAAGCTCAAATCAAAATGGTCCAGTCCATTCAAAGTGGTAAATGTCTCTCCTTTTGGAGCTGTGGACCTTGCATCAGAAGATGGGCTTCGGACATTCAAAGTCAATGGCCACCGAATCAAGCACTAATTAGGCACAGatggaaaaaaatatttggtggaaTAGTTGGATCTCCAAGATGGTCCATGCCCGACAAATGAGTGAAGCAAAAGAAACGTCAActtcgtcgtgccgcgacgttaaatcaagcgcttcatgggaggcaacccatgtgtggtaacaccctttatgttctttaaatttttaattttgtggTAGATAGatttaattgagaaatttaatGTGTGTATTAGAGTGTAGGGGATTCAAAAGATCATAACTCTGGGTAATATTGCATaagaaagggaagaaaaatcacAGTGTGAAGTTTGCTGCAAAAATACGATCGCATTttcactatgcggaccgcattttggTCGCAAACCAAAATAGTGAGTTTGGCTAATATTGGTGGTAAGAATGCGACAAGCTGGTGCACTTTGCTGACCGCATTTcaactatgtgatcgcatagtgcaccgcatttCTGGCCCTTTAGCATCTCACTTGAACCCACCGCATAAcacttatgcggtcgcatagtgtgTTATGCGGTGACTTATCCACCACAAATCGTGCAGGTATCACTCTCGCATCTCTTcattcaaaacaaacaaaaagaaagtttattttattttatcagaagcaaaacaaaaaaaatgaaacaaaaaagaagaaaatatcgAACGACGAGAAAAGGAACGGAGAAGGAAAAATCAACTAGTGCGTGATCTAATACCCCAAGTGTGTGCTCATAAACAACGTCATTGGTATGTTTTGCTTTTCCCAATTCCATTATTGCAAGCTTTGGTTGCACATTTGTTCCTATTCTTGTTCCccctgttgttgtttcatgttttcttttcttctgtgtttttattttgttctttgtaATTAGATACCTGTTCGTAGTGTGCTCTTAGTCAGTAATGTGTTTTGGGGGTGCTGGGTAGTGAAAATTAGGTCCGCCATTACTGAGGATCAGTTCAATCGTTAGGAACGATGACATTTGCAGCTCGCAAAATCAAAATGTAGTCCGTATTTTTGCCGCATAACTGAACCCTAAATTGGttgaggaagatgatgaaatagagtgagtttgcgatcgcataattgttATGCAGACCGCAAACTCACCACATACTGACACAGTACACCCAGTTTCACAACATGATTTTTGTGGCCATTTTGCAATCGCATTTCCTACTTTGCGGTGGAATTTGCGATCGCATTTCATGGTTTGGTTTTCTGAGCAATCATGTTCGcgatggttatgcggtccgcatagtggttatgtGATCACATAACCCATCGCATACTTGGATCATTTCAAGAGCTTGCAAGTTTGCGACAagtttgcggtccgcatagtggttatgcgaccgcatacattctgaacttcttctttgtttttcacTGTTTCCTACTCGGTTGCTCACATGGAATTTCTGTGCAGATATGGCTCCCAAGAAACACGCATCCTCTTCCAAGAAAAGGGCCTCCACCATTCGTCAAGCAACACTATCAAAACGTCCACGACCGGATCCTACTGCGGCACGTCCCTCCCAGTCTGATGAGGAGGAGACTTTGCCTTCAATCGACCTACAGGCAGAGGcaagaagaaaaatgggagatGACTACCAACTTCGGTTTGCAATCGATGGTTCTAGGGAACTCTATAGAGTAGGACTAACAAAGAGAAAAATCCTTGCCAAGAAATAAGTGACCACGAACGGACTTAAAGAGCAACACCCCCACATTTGGGAGAACATAAAAGCTAGAAAATGGGAGTGTTTCACTGAGCTACTAGATGACTACAATGAGACCCTTGTCTGTGAGTTTTATGCCTCATACGGAGCTTTCAGGACAACTCACAACAAGCGCAACATGTATTATATGATACTGTATTAGTTTGGGAGAAAGACGTGAGCTGGATCGCTAAGTctattaataaattttacatcccTGACTGGAGCCCGGGCACAGCTGAGTACCATGCCAAATGGGTAAACCGGGAGAATGAGCGGAGTTGGATAGCATCCGTGATATCAAAGGGGACCCCTTCTTGGATCAATCCTGTgcacaaaatattaaaggaggATCTCACACAAGAGGTTCgattttggcttagttttgtcaCCTCTCGACTCATACCGTCCACAAATGAGACTGACATAAGCATTGAGAAGGCTTTTCTCATTGCATGCATTATAATGGTAATCAAGATCGTTGTGGGTGCCCTTATATTCCAAGAGTTAGGAATCCGAGCAAGGCAGACAACCACTTCATTGCCATTCCCCTGTTTGATCAAAGTCCTTTGCAAGGCTGTGAACGTCCCACTCACGTCCCACTCTGACAAGACAGGAAAGGAGCTGAAGGATATTGACATCACGCACATTAGTGATGTTGTTACTCCCCCAGAGGTTCAAACTCTGATTCTAGTTGATGTAGAGCCCTCAGATTCCCAAACTACTATGTCCCCTCAGGCTCCAGTTGCATCCACTTCCACTGCACAGCCCACCTCTCAGTCTACCATTGCTCAGCCTTCTGCTGAACTGCCAGCCATCTCGAGGCTTGGTCTCATTGCTCAGCATGCCAATGCTAAGGTAAACCAGCTTCTAAAGACCTTACCAAACCTCATCGAACAGGCCTTGACTCCAATATAGTCCTTAGTGATAGCCCTCTAACAATAACACACAACTTATGGGGATCGCTTGCAACAGCTTGAGTTGAGGGTTGAGAAGATAGAGCGAAGTGAGGTTTGTGACCTGCCTAAGCTCCGGGAGGAGGTTTCCGCTATGAAGACTGAGCTCCACAAGATGCAGACTTTGGAGTTCGATCTATCATCCCTCCTGCCTAAGGAAGGTGAGTAGGGAGCAGACATAACAACACCAGATTTTTGTCTTGACTTCACCACTTTGATGACAGACATCGCACCTCCGACTTCCAAGGTTTCCCATCCTCCAACTCCTCTTGTACATATTGATATTCCTGATGAGGAGGTTTCTGGACGCTCTACTGAGTACGAGGGTGAGGAGGATGAGGAGGGCAAGGATGAAGAGTATTCATGGTCCACGGATGATAATGGCCCTCAGGAGAAGGGCAAGCAGATTGTTGCTCCTACAGCTGAGGACAAGGACCAAGTAGCAATTCGGATGGCGATACAACATTTGCTAGCAGATATGGCCGCCCCTGCAGATCCATCGTCCACTCAGCCATCAGCGGGCGAGGCTAGTAGCTCATAGGCCCCAGCTCCAGTATTGGGCCAGCCAGAGATCCCTCCTCTATCAGTGGAGGTCACTCCTCAGGCCGAGATCTCATCGATCCCAGCTTCAGCATCTGAGGGCGACCCAACCATTACTCAGCCTAATGCCGACTCCCATAGCGCTTACTACGCCTCAGGGATCCCCTTTGACTCTATTATATGTTcttatgcattggggacaatgcatgcttTTTAGTTGGGGGTGGTAGCCTTGTATATGCTTTTGTGACATTGGCAACTGTTGTACATGTTTATGCTTTTGTATTTACTCCTATGTATTTTATGCTTTTGTATTTACTCATGTGTGTTTTGTGATTCTGTATATATTAGTGTTTTGTGATTTCAGTACATAAGTTATGTTGTGTAATTCGTGAGTTTGTATATATTAGTGTTTTGTGATTTCCATACAAGAGTTATGTTATCCTTGtgtatataaaaaacaaaaacaagtagaTAGTTGTCCATCTTTAGTACTTAGCAATaaattccccttggtttttcttcactaggttcttttccaagggtgtaatagtagaaccaggACAATAGAATGAAACATGTTGACTGGTTTGGTGTAAGTGTCTAGTCTCAAGCATGTGTGTCTGTATATAGCCTATACCCTtccatttattaaaaaaaaattatatcaaCTGTGTGAACTTGAGGCTCGCTCTGTGACTCTATGTCTACCTAGagttatacatgtatatatgatgAAAGCTTTGAGTTGCCAAGTGTTGACTCGAGGGCTTCAAACTATGTGAGCCAAACAGTTcgtgtgccatgtgtgtgagttCTTTGTataaataattcttgtgtttgCTTCTGCCATCCAGACTTGTCCTGTTGGTTTTTCGATGCTTATAACAATTACATTTGGTTGGAGAAATGACCTTAAGCAGTAtttgtaatttttgaaaaaccaatTAGCCTTTCAAGCCACCAATTGTACAGATAGTATCACTAGTCACctcatttgagcctttaacctctCTTTGGCTACCTCATTACAAACATTTCcctttttgtgaaataattccctcCTTTGAAACCGTCCCTCCTTGAGCATTGaaaatgaggctaaaagcctaagttggggtgTGGTGTAAAGTTGGAAATTGGCAAGATTGTACAATGAGCGTAGGAAAGTGAACCTCAAAGTGTGAAACTACTCAAGCTCCTAAAGAAaagtataaaaaaatataaacaattgGCAAGAGAAAagacgaaaaaaaagaaaaagaagaattgcttgtctatatatatatatggagtcttgaaaagaatttaagGGGTAGTTAAGGTGGCTAAATGGTGGAAAAGTTGAATCTAATAAAGGTTATGTGGTTTGAAAAGAAGCAAAgagcaacaagaaagaaaaatgtgattagtattcaaggagggtgtagtcacttgtaccTAGATGCTTATCCGACCCTTCCCTAAACcaacattacaagcttaaaaagtcatTATGGGATCTCCAACCAAGCGTTCTTAGAATTAAGCgacgaattaaaataagggcaagcctatggtatggtatgttgtaacacttgaaactctTTCAGAGAATGAGTGTATTTGTAAATTCGTCCCTTTTTGTTGTCATTGTAAATATTGTGATATTGGGACTTTCTTTCTAGTGAGGGAACATGAACTGTGAGGTTGGACATAAGTTGATCTTTGGGAATCAAATACAAGTGCACTCAGCTGAAGGTAACATTTTGTCAAATTGGTCGAGGCTCAAAGTTTCACAAGTTGATTAGTTCCTTGTAAATATTGATGGTTTAGGAAGGTTAAACAATTGAAAAATGCGTGCTTGTAGTACTGACAATGGACACCATCCACAGTCACTATTGTTTCATATCTGTTAGATGGAGTCTATAATAGGATAGTGTcgttttagttgcttgaggacaagcaagagtttaagttgggggtgttgatatGCCGGAGAATTTTGGCACATTTCAATgcaaattgcttagattttagcttgttttgaATGCAATTATCTCctatacttatgtaattttagtgTTTTTGCAGTACATGAGGTTTAAGGACCTAAGAGCATGGAAATGAAAGCAAAAGGccacaaaaagacaagaaaagagcaaGATGCAGCACAAACGTGGAAATGCGGTCCAAGATGCGATCCCAAATCCTACATGCGAGCCGCATAATGTGCAAAGGATCGCAAAACACAACAGAATGTTGGCCAAAGTCCAGTGCAAGAAATGCAGTCCAGAATGCGATCGCAAAACAggtttgcggaccacataatggaccgcaaactcATGGAGAGAAATGCTGATGGTAGAAAATGTGATGCAACATGTGATCACATATCGGGAATGCTGACCGCAAATCAACAATGCGATGATGGCCTGGAAACTAGGATTCTGAAGTGCGATGGGCGGGAAGAGAATGTAGATCGCATGTCTATTATGCAacagatatgcgatcgcatatttaaccggaaagggcatttttgtccgctTTTTGTCCCGAATTTTGGCCCTTTATAAATAGATATATTGAGGTTTTGTGCGCTCATCTTGTCTGACTTTGAGACTACAATACAAGACtttaatattcctctcttttggaagcttttgggtcAAGAATCTTTCACTTCGTAAGCTTTATGGCATTTAATATTCTCTTGAATTTGTATTTTAGTATGAGTATCTaaatttaaatactaaggttgtggaccctaaatgggtgttattttaatgggtgtttaacattgaatatatatatatatatatatatatatatatatatataatggttggttgatatttatttacttctcattcttcatttattgttggtggttgcaaacattaacaagtaccattaaattcttgctttgcttgggaaggtgggttagaatttggtagaagtaaatatcaaagactcaaggctttaaaccttgtttaatagaatcacttaggaataagttagttttatttggcatatattgattattcttaattgcaactcttttatatttggaaaaatcataaagaggaaatactacccaactattgaaaaatattgggtagtaATTTAGGCATCATTTGCATATAAAAAAGGACCTTctattagaaatatatcatattaacactgaTAGCATTACACTTCATTAAAAGGGACACAACCTTAGTTTCTCTAATCAAATTTATTTACATTCTCAACATTACAATTAGttatttcttcaaaccaaactcaaTTCATACTCTTGTTACCATTAACTGGATAGAATTACGACTTTAGTCGAGCAACACACTAttcgagtaaccttttcacacctattctcTATgagattcgaccccaaccttgttgggttattatatttgaaacCGACCGCCTTACACAAtttattaaagtgtaatttgagcgtatcaggaGACCATGCCACATTCCACCCAACCTATCCCAGGCCACCTGAGTCTGCCGAAAAGGATCTACTAATCAGGAACTTGgtcgaggaacttaagaaactgaccagccggattcagggcgttgagggatgcaaaggaatcgaggggttgaactatgaggatctttgcatacagcctgatgtcgaactgcccgaggggtacaaacctcatgagtttgagatgtttgatggcacaaATGATctaagggtccatctgaggacatattgcgacaagctggtcggagtagggaaggatgaaagaatccgcatgaatttgttcatgaggagttttaaaggagatgcattatcttggtacatcagccaagatcccaagaagtggtcaagctgggtaggcatggcatctaactttatggacagattcaagtttaatacagagaacgcaccagatgtgttctatatccagaacttgaagaagaagcccacagagacgttttgtgagtatgctactcactggaggtccaaagctgctaaggtcagacccgccttagaagaggagcaaatgaacaagtacTTTGTCCGGGCTTAGGACCTACATTACTATGAccggctgatgatgattgagaaccacaagttctccgacattacCAAATTAGGTGAGAggattgaagaaggtattaaaagtggtatggttacaaacttcgaggccttgcaagctataaataaggctttacagttcggtggtgtgtccaagaaaagggacgcaggggtcgtgatggttgcacagaggACCAAATCCCCTCAAATACAAAATTTACCCAACACCTTCACTCACATGCCAGCCAACCTCAAATTACCAAGCACactcaccctcataccaagctccgccactaacttatcagtcatctccacctcctacatatcaacctacttcaccgaGATACTCCCAACcagctcatgtctaccaaacctataacgctcaaccatcccattatcaatcaccccctgcacgccaaaacttccctagacctcgaccaaattttgatcgcaaacctccaaaacaatatacaaccaGCGCCGAACCCATTGATCAGCTGTAtaagagactcaaagctgctagttatgtcacccccatccctgcagcaacccctgagaaccctttTGAGttggttaacccaaacaaatcttgTGCATACCAATCCGGCATGAAAGGAAACACCATCGATGAGTGACGTtctttgaaagacaagatacaatCTTTGactgataacaagatcattgtggcaaaagaACTTGCTCCAAacatccgcaacaaccctctgccagaccataagggtgaaGGTGTccatatgattgaaatagaagatgactgggatcccgaggtGTTAATCGAGTTGATCGTAGAAGgggatgacccaaagaaaccaacaattactctcagtctaatcatagtccagattcaaccgTTTGAGGAcactgaggtgaatatgtctgtaccacttgagtttgaagcaacatcatttgcaaagacaccagcaccaattgaggttaAATTCGTGTTTCCAtcaaatgcacccgcaccatttgaggttgcagttttgccacccaaggcacatgttccgtTCGGAGTAAGGATAGCCACAGCGATCCCAGTGGTGATGTCTACCATgacaccattctatacaaatgatGTACCCTGGGActacacagccgaggcaagaaggaaaggcaaggtcaggtttAAAGAAACcgttgcagcacagggtatgacaagaacttgtatagtctatacccctgaacaccTAGCcaaatcaagcaagcaggcctccaataagatgcccctcattgagacaggtccgaacgacctttggaggaagatataggccaaggaatattcggtcatcgaccatTTAAACAAGATGCCAGCACAAatctccattctctctttgctgcaaaattctaaggcacacaagaatgctctgttaaaggtgttaagtgaggcatatgtaccaagtaaCATCGCTGGCAGGGAAATGgataacatggtaggacaagtgctggagagccataagatcacctttcatgaggatgaTCTGCCACCTGAAGGActggggcacaacaaggcactaCGTATCACCGTGCAAGGCAAAGATTATTGCATTACCAGAAtactgatcgatggaggttccaatctcaacatttgtccaccgGTAGAGCTCAAGAAGCTGGGTAAATGACTGCATGAGATAAAAGAcagagcaatcaatgtgaaagccttccatggttctcagaggtccaccattggggagattattctatgcttgcagatgggaccaacatggttcgaggtcgatttccaggtgatagatatgccagcatcttacaatttactactgggacgaccatggattcatgctgctgggccGTAGCATCA includes these proteins:
- the LOC142165175 gene encoding putative mitochondrial protein AtMg00860, which encodes MRAENGGMTIIENEKNELIPTRTEKCHFMVDEGIVLGHKISKRGIEGDQEKIEIICNLPPPTSVKGVRSFLGHVGFYRNFIKYFSKIANPMCNLLEKDAKFVFDEKCLKAFEELKQRLTTAPIIVTPRLVSSFRAHV
- the LOC142165177 gene encoding uncharacterized protein LOC142165177 gives rise to the protein MWALKMLNLLWAEAAYLRLTQLNEMKEFRFHAYESAAVYKERTKFVHDKKILKREFKSGDLVLLFNSRLKLFRGKLKSKWSSPFKVVNVSPFGAVDLASEDGLRTFKVNGHRIKH